Part of the Candidatus Omnitrophota bacterium genome is shown below.
CTGGTAGGCGCTATCTAAAATTGGCTGGGTCGAGCGGTAATTCTGGATCAGGGTAATTTTTTCAGCATCAGGATATTCTTTATTGAAATTTACCAGATTACTGTAGGCAGCTCCGCGCCAGCGATAAATACACTGGTCATCATCTCCGACAACCGTAACATTTTTTAAGGAGCCGGCAAGCAACTTGACAATTTGGAACTGCGCAAAATTAGTATCCTGGAATTCATCAACTAAAATATATTTAAATTGTTTCTGGTAATTCTGTAAAACCAAAGGATGCTCCCGCAACAGTTGTAAACTTAAATAAAACTGATTGCCAAAATCAACCAATCCTTCTCTGGCCAAAAGTTCCTGGTATTTAACGTAAGAAGCGGCTACCTCCATCTGCTGCGCTGCCAATTCTTCCGTGGCTTTGTCTTCCGGATTGCTCTTGGCCTGGATTAGAAAATCCTGCGCGTATTTTAAATACTCTTTGGCTGAAATATCCTCATCTTTTGCCCGGCTAAAAAATGAAATCAGCGCTTCGATAAAACGGGTGGGCTCAGCTAACGGCCGGTAATAATCAAGCGTGAATTCAAAAAGATGCTCGCGGAAAAACACCGCTGCCTCCGGCTGGGTGAGCACCTTAAAATCCGGATTTAATCCGGCAACTAAAGCGTTCTCGCGCAAGAGACGATCACCAAAAGCGTGAAATGTAGAGATCCAAATATCCGTATAACCGTAAGGCATCAGGATATCCACCCTTTCCTGCATTTCCTTAGCTGCCTTATCGGTAAAAGTAAGCGCTAAGATTTCATCGGTCTTGGCCAAGCTCTGATTAATCAACCAGGCAATGCGCTGGGTAATTACGCGGGTCTTGCCCGTCCCCGCGCCGGCAATAATTAAAAGCGACCCGTCTTTATGGGTAGCCGCCTGCACCTGCTCTTTATTTAATCCTTCTAATACTTTATCCATAATAAAATTATACCACTCTAATTAAAGAATTGAAACAAAAAGGACTCAGGCGAGATTATTTTAAGGTCACGGTTTGTGACCTTAAACGTAAAGGGACTACGTTGAATTTTAGGCCTAAACCAAGCGGAACTAGCATTTTTTCAAGCGTTGACATATTACTGAATTCACCACTTTCAATTTTTGAAACATGCTGTTGAGTTACCCCTACCTTTTCGGCAAATTCTCCTTGAGTTAAATTATGCTTGATACGATATTTAATAATCAGTTTGGCAATAATAAGCTTTTGCTGATCCAGTTCGTAAACTTCTCTAAACGCCGGATTTTTAAGCTTACCCCTTAGATGTTCTTCTACTCTCTCACTTTTCATGATATCCTGCCTTTTCAATCTTTGCGCAGCGCTAAATACGCCTTTCTTCTATCTACAGCTAACTTTTTCTGATTAGCCGGTGTTTTATTGGTTTTCTTAATGAAACTATTTGTTTTGAGAATATCTGTCCAGCGCTTCAACAAACTCTTTAACCGGACACCTGCCGCTTTCGTTTTTAAAATAAACGCATACTACACTAGACACTTTCTCTACCTCTTAAAGTATACAACTAAATAGTTGTATTGTCAAGTTCATAATTTTCTTCTCTACATCAATTGACGTAGTAAGAGGTAAAATCTAACAGGTTATTTCCTTATTATTTATTCCCTAATACTTCCGAGGCAGCTTTTCGGTAGACACAGAGATCACAGTCTTCCGCGGCTTGCGGAATCGTATCGCTATTTAAACACTGATGTATCTCTTTAATTGTGCCGCTAACCCAGCTATCATTGCCTTCATACGCGATAAGCGTTAAGTTAAACTCTAATTTTGCGTCAAATTTCTCAAGCGCGGTATTACCGTTACAATATACAAAATATCCTGTGTTGATTACATTAAAACCATTACCCCGCAGCAACCATTGGTAAATCTCCATCTGGCGCTTATATCCACCGTGCCACTCCTCATCCAAAGCATTGATTTCTTCAGGCTT
Proteins encoded:
- a CDS encoding helix-turn-helix domain-containing protein, whose protein sequence is MKSERVEEHLRGKLKNPAFREVYELDQQKLIIAKLIIKYRIKHNLTQGEFAEKVGVTQQHVSKIESGEFSNMSTLEKMLVPLGLGLKFNVVPLRLRSQTVTLK